The window AACAAGAAACTTCTCACCAGTTGGTAAAACAGGTCTTTATGATGATGACGCAGAAACTAAATTTATAGAATCACAAAGTGCAAACTTTGGACCTTACTACAATACTATAGATGGTTATGCTCAAATGAGACCATTATGGTTTAACATGGTTCAATCAGTATTAAATGGACAAGTTAGCCCTAAAGAAGCATTAGATAAATTTGTTGAAAATGCAAATAAAACAATTGAAGACGCAAAATAGTAATAGAAATAGAAGGGGTAGAAACTTTCTACCTCTTTTATATGAGGAGAGGTGCAATAGATGTTTAATTCTATTAAAAAAATAAACTTTAAAAAAATAGATTATAGTGCATATTTATTTATTTTACCAGTAATGATATTCTTTTCAACATTTGTTTTATATCCAATGGCTAAGGGGATTTATTTATCTTTATTTAGATTTAGAGGACGTAACACAACATTTGTAGGATTAAAACATTATATAGATTTATTTAGTGATGAAGTGTTTATAAAATCAACAACAAATACTATAGTAATTACTATGATAGCAGTACCTATTGTAGTTGCATTTTCTATATTTGTTGCTATTAATATTTATGAAAAAAGTGCATTAGTAAGATCGATTTTTAGAGGTATATTTTATATACCAGCTATATCATCAGTAGTTTCAGTTACTGTTGTATGGAATTGGATTTATCATCCAAAGTATGGAATATTAAATTATGTTTTAAATAGCACACATATTACAAGTAACCAAATAGATTGGCTTGGTAATCCTAGAACGGCTATATATGCCATTATAGCGATACTGATTACTACTAGTGTTGGTCAACCTATAATTTTATATGTAGCAGCTTTAGGAAATGTTCCTAAAGATTTAATAGAGGCATCAAAAATTGATGGTGCTACAGATTCTCAATGTTTTAGAAAAATTATATGGCCAACTATTAAACCAACAACATTATATATAGTGGTTGTTACAACAATTAATAGTTTTCAAATATTTGCTTTAATACAATTATTAACAGCAGGTGGACCAAATTATTCAACATCGACAATAATGTATTTAGTTTACCAAAAAGCAATAGTAGAAACTAGATTCGGTGTTTCATCAGCAATGGGAGTATTGCTTGCGATTATAATTGGTATAATTTCAGTAATACAATTTAAATTCTTATCACATGATGTAGATTAATTAGGTTAGGAGAAAGTATGGAAGTTAAAAAAACAACACCTTTAGGTGTGATATCAATAATAATATTAGTTATCTTTGCCCTGTTCTTTATATTTCCATTTTATTGGATATTAACAGGTTCATTTAAAATACAAGATGTTGCAATAAGCATACCACCACAATGGATACCAGTTTCACCAA of the Streptobacillus ratti genome contains:
- a CDS encoding carbohydrate ABC transporter permease; translation: MFNSIKKINFKKIDYSAYLFILPVMIFFSTFVLYPMAKGIYLSLFRFRGRNTTFVGLKHYIDLFSDEVFIKSTTNTIVITMIAVPIVVAFSIFVAINIYEKSALVRSIFRGIFYIPAISSVVSVTVVWNWIYHPKYGILNYVLNSTHITSNQIDWLGNPRTAIYAIIAILITTSVGQPIILYVAALGNVPKDLIEASKIDGATDSQCFRKIIWPTIKPTTLYIVVVTTINSFQIFALIQLLTAGGPNYSTSTIMYLVYQKAIVETRFGVSSAMGVLLAIIIGIISVIQFKFLSHDVD